The Lysobacter capsici genome has a segment encoding these proteins:
- a CDS encoding DUF6289 family protein produces MRRIGLFSAVLAVALAGGMSFSAMANWQGTWYYYNAEGAQIGKWTAGCGAADGRWGDTTHTNTNKRFVQGCQSES; encoded by the coding sequence ATGCGTCGTATCGGATTGTTTTCCGCCGTATTGGCCGTAGCGTTGGCCGGTGGCATGTCGTTCAGCGCCATGGCCAACTGGCAGGGCACTTGGTACTACTACAACGCCGAAGGCGCGCAGATCGGCAAGTGGACCGCGGGCTGCGGCGCAGCCGACGGGCGTTGGGGCGACACCACCCACACCAACACCAACAAGCGTTTCGTGCAGGGCTGTCAGTCCGAGAGCTGA
- a CDS encoding GNAT family N-acetyltransferase has protein sequence MTVSPTSEAIAARLAALEDFPLLQGPRVRLRGPRDDDAPALFALFGDAQVMRYWSRPPMQDVAEARALIVDIRKSMQERRLINWVIADGDDALIGSCTLFAFSAVHRRAELGYALHRAQWGRGIAREAATLALNWAFDHLGLHRCDAGIDPDNQASRALLHRLGFVTEGRQRESFFVGDRVTDSELLGLLASDWRGGR, from the coding sequence ATGACCGTGTCCCCTACCAGTGAAGCGATCGCGGCCCGGCTCGCCGCGCTCGAGGATTTCCCGCTGCTGCAAGGCCCGCGCGTGCGCCTGCGCGGGCCGCGCGACGACGATGCGCCGGCCCTGTTCGCATTGTTCGGCGATGCGCAGGTGATGCGTTACTGGAGCCGTCCGCCGATGCAGGACGTGGCCGAGGCGCGGGCGCTGATCGTCGACATCCGCAAGTCGATGCAGGAACGCCGGCTGATCAACTGGGTCATCGCCGACGGCGACGATGCGCTGATCGGCAGTTGCACCCTGTTCGCCTTCAGCGCCGTCCATCGCCGCGCCGAGCTCGGCTATGCGCTGCATCGCGCCCAGTGGGGCCGCGGGATCGCGCGCGAAGCCGCCACCCTGGCGCTGAACTGGGCGTTCGATCACCTCGGGCTGCACCGCTGCGATGCGGGCATCGATCCGGACAACCAGGCCTCGCGCGCGCTGCTGCATCGCCTGGGGTTCGTGACCGAGGGCCGGCAGCGGGAGAGTTTCTTCGTCGGCGATCGGGTCACCGACAGCGAGTTGCTGGGGTTGCTGGCGAGCGATTGGCGCGGCGGGCGGTAA
- the pyk gene encoding pyruvate kinase has protein sequence MSITPRRTKILATLGPATDPPGVLDALLTAGVDVVRLNFSHGDPSSQIARANAVREAALRVGVEVGILADLPGPKIRIERFAEGKVLLKAGDRFDLIAAENPPPGNLREVGVSYLGLPGDVSPGDVLLLDDGLLQLRVGAIDGERIITTVLNDGTLSDRKGLNKLGGGLSLGALTERDKELILVAAELNADFIAVSFCRNAEDMNEARRIARAAGSDAALVSKIERAEAIENLSEIVEASDVVMVARGDLGVEIGDAELPGLQKKIIRESLLRNRVVITATQMMQSMVDNPIPTRAEVLDVANAVIDGTDAVMLSQESAAGRYPIKAVEAMARICLGAERQFNHDTDFEAAPRNLERADQAIAMAAMFLSEHIGVRAIVAMTESGGTARFLSRFRSNAPIYAFSRHDGARRRMAMMRDVYPIDFDSRGQASRDAARNVVKQLFDCGKLAQGERVIFTSGDTMEQHGATNTLRLLQVGEGGSAEGLGEL, from the coding sequence ATGTCCATCACCCCACGACGCACCAAGATCCTTGCCACCCTCGGCCCGGCCACCGATCCGCCGGGCGTGCTCGATGCCTTGCTCACGGCCGGCGTCGATGTGGTCCGCCTCAATTTCTCCCACGGCGATCCGTCCTCGCAGATCGCGCGCGCCAACGCGGTGCGCGAAGCCGCGCTGCGGGTCGGGGTCGAGGTCGGCATCCTCGCCGACCTGCCCGGTCCGAAGATCCGCATCGAGCGCTTCGCCGAGGGCAAGGTATTGCTCAAGGCCGGCGACCGCTTCGACCTGATCGCCGCGGAAAACCCGCCGCCGGGCAATCTGCGCGAAGTCGGCGTGAGCTACCTGGGCCTGCCCGGCGACGTCAGCCCCGGCGACGTGCTGCTGCTCGACGACGGCCTGCTGCAGCTGCGGGTCGGCGCGATCGACGGCGAACGCATCATCACCACCGTGCTCAACGACGGCACCTTGTCCGATCGCAAGGGGCTCAACAAGCTCGGCGGCGGCTTGTCGCTGGGCGCGCTGACCGAACGCGACAAGGAACTGATCCTGGTCGCGGCCGAATTGAACGCCGACTTCATCGCGGTGTCGTTCTGCCGCAACGCCGAGGACATGAACGAAGCGCGCCGGATCGCCCGCGCCGCCGGCAGCGATGCCGCGCTGGTGTCGAAGATCGAGCGCGCCGAGGCGATCGAAAACCTGTCGGAGATCGTCGAGGCCAGCGACGTGGTCATGGTCGCGCGCGGCGACCTGGGCGTGGAGATCGGCGATGCCGAACTGCCCGGCCTGCAGAAGAAGATCATCCGCGAATCGCTGCTGCGCAACCGGGTGGTGATCACCGCCACGCAGATGATGCAGTCGATGGTCGACAACCCGATCCCGACCCGCGCCGAGGTGCTCGACGTCGCCAACGCGGTGATCGACGGCACCGACGCGGTGATGCTGTCGCAGGAATCGGCCGCCGGCCGCTATCCGATCAAGGCGGTCGAGGCGATGGCGCGCATCTGCCTGGGCGCCGAGCGCCAGTTCAACCACGACACCGATTTCGAAGCCGCGCCGCGCAACCTCGAACGCGCCGACCAAGCGATCGCGATGGCGGCGATGTTCCTGTCCGAACACATCGGCGTGCGCGCGATCGTCGCGATGACCGAATCCGGCGGCACCGCGCGGTTCCTGTCGCGGTTCCGTTCCAACGCGCCGATCTATGCGTTCTCGCGCCACGACGGCGCGCGCCGGCGCATGGCGATGATGCGCGACGTCTACCCGATCGATTTCGACAGCCGCGGCCAGGCCTCGCGCGACGCGGCGCGCAACGTGGTCAAGCAGTTGTTCGATTGCGGCAAGCTGGCCCAGGGCGAGCGGGTGATCTTCACCAGCGGCGACACCATGGAACAGCACGGCGCGACCAATACCCTGCGCCTGCTGCAGGTGGGCGAGGGCGGCAGCGCCGAGGGGCTGGGCGAGCTGTAA
- a CDS encoding DUF6289 family protein produces the protein MRYIAIATLTAVLAAAATIGSASAAPPWQGYSITYFDSAGEVVGGATANCGGQYLSWGEHTDVFEKRTWICD, from the coding sequence ATGCGTTATATCGCCATCGCAACCCTGACCGCGGTACTCGCCGCCGCCGCGACGATCGGCAGCGCCAGCGCCGCGCCGCCGTGGCAGGGCTATTCGATCACCTATTTCGATTCGGCCGGCGAAGTAGTCGGCGGCGCCACCGCGAATTGCGGCGGCCAGTACCTGTCGTGGGGCGAGCACACGGATGTGTTCGAAAAGCGCACCTGGATTTGCGATTGA
- a CDS encoding DUF6289 family protein, with product MSRLLKISLLGLMIAFASTSAVSVPSYPPLAPGYQRDFFDDQGHLVGRWVNDCDNVHFSQWGVRTDRYTDSPTVCL from the coding sequence ATGAGCCGTCTGTTAAAGATCAGCCTGTTGGGCCTGATGATCGCGTTCGCGTCGACCAGCGCGGTATCGGTTCCCAGCTATCCGCCGCTGGCGCCGGGTTATCAGCGCGATTTCTTCGACGACCAGGGGCATCTGGTCGGTCGCTGGGTCAACGATTGCGACAACGTGCATTTCTCGCAATGGGGCGTGCGCACCGACCGCTATACCGATTCGCCGACCGTCTGCCTGTAA
- a CDS encoding HAD hydrolase-like protein, translating into MTVKTTLFFDLDGTLIDSSIGITRSIAYALERLNHPVPDADALRGWIGPALRTSFQPLLGDEAKIEQAVAFYLERYSREGWTEHHVYDGVAQMLDAVHAAGHRLAVVTAKNENNARKILAHLPFGDRFEDVIGSTQDGRLTHKVDLIEEAMRRLQLDAAQCLMIGDRRMDIEGAAQHGMRNIGVLWGFGSEHELREAGAHRLAAAPSQLPVLLAA; encoded by the coding sequence GTGACGGTCAAGACCACGCTGTTCTTCGATCTCGACGGCACCCTGATCGATTCGTCCATCGGCATCACCCGATCCATCGCCTATGCGCTGGAACGCCTGAATCATCCGGTGCCCGACGCCGATGCGCTGCGCGGCTGGATCGGCCCGGCGCTGCGCACCAGTTTCCAGCCGCTGCTCGGCGACGAGGCGAAGATCGAACAGGCGGTGGCGTTCTATCTGGAGCGCTACAGCCGCGAAGGCTGGACCGAGCACCACGTCTACGACGGCGTGGCGCAGATGCTCGACGCGGTCCATGCCGCCGGCCACCGGCTGGCGGTGGTGACGGCGAAGAACGAGAACAACGCGCGCAAGATCCTCGCCCATCTGCCGTTCGGCGATCGCTTCGAGGACGTGATCGGCTCGACTCAGGACGGTCGCCTGACCCACAAGGTCGATCTGATCGAAGAGGCGATGCGGCGTCTGCAGCTGGACGCGGCGCAGTGCCTGATGATCGGCGACCGGCGCATGGACATCGAAGGCGCGGCCCAGCACGGCATGCGCAATATCGGCGTGTTGTGGGGCTTCGGCAGCGAACACGAATTGCGCGAAGCCGGCGCGCACCGACTCGCCGCGGCGCCGTCGCAGTTGCCGGTGTTGCTCGCGGCTTGA
- a CDS encoding phosphoglycerate kinase, with amino-acid sequence MSIVRMTDLDLAGKRVLIREDLNVPIDDGRITSEQRITAALPTLKLALEKGAAVMVTSHLGRPKEGQWSEADSLAPVAKRLSELLGIEVPLVKDWVDGVEVRPGQLVLLENCRMNVGEGKDDEALSKQYAALCDVFVMDAFGTAHRAQASTHGVIRQAKVAAGGPLLMAELDALAKALDNPARPLLAIVAGSKVSTKLELLASLVSKVDQLIVGGGIANTFIAAMGHGVGKSLVETDLIDTARKIMADAKARGADIPVPTDVVVAPTFAADAPATVKAVDAVGADEMILDIGPDTAARYAELIKNAGTVVWNGPVGVFEFDAFGKGTQTLARAIAASKAFSIAGGGDTLAAVDKYGIADEVSYISTGGGAFLEFLEGKELPAVAALKQRAG; translated from the coding sequence GTGTCCATCGTCCGCATGACCGATCTCGATCTCGCCGGCAAACGCGTGCTGATCCGCGAAGATCTCAACGTCCCCATCGACGACGGCCGCATCACCTCCGAGCAGCGCATCACCGCCGCGCTGCCGACCCTCAAGCTCGCGCTGGAGAAGGGCGCCGCGGTCATGGTCACCTCGCACCTCGGCCGGCCGAAGGAAGGGCAGTGGAGCGAAGCCGATTCGCTGGCGCCGGTCGCCAAGCGCCTGTCCGAACTGCTCGGCATCGAGGTGCCGCTGGTCAAGGATTGGGTCGACGGCGTCGAAGTGCGGCCCGGTCAGCTGGTGCTGCTGGAGAATTGCCGCATGAACGTCGGCGAAGGCAAGGACGATGAGGCGCTGTCGAAGCAGTACGCCGCGTTGTGCGACGTGTTCGTCATGGACGCGTTCGGTACCGCGCACCGCGCGCAGGCGTCGACTCACGGCGTGATCCGCCAGGCCAAGGTCGCCGCCGGCGGCCCGCTGCTGATGGCCGAACTCGATGCGCTGGCCAAGGCGCTGGACAACCCGGCGCGTCCGCTGCTCGCGATCGTCGCCGGCTCCAAGGTCTCGACCAAGCTGGAACTGCTGGCGTCGCTGGTGAGCAAGGTCGATCAGCTGATCGTCGGCGGCGGCATCGCCAACACCTTCATCGCCGCGATGGGCCATGGCGTGGGCAAGTCGCTGGTCGAAACCGATCTGATCGACACCGCCAGGAAGATCATGGCCGACGCCAAGGCGCGCGGCGCGGATATTCCGGTGCCGACCGACGTGGTGGTGGCGCCGACGTTCGCCGCCGATGCGCCGGCCACGGTCAAGGCGGTCGATGCGGTCGGCGCCGACGAAATGATCCTCGACATCGGTCCGGACACCGCCGCGCGTTACGCCGAGCTGATCAAGAACGCCGGCACCGTGGTCTGGAACGGTCCGGTCGGCGTGTTCGAATTCGACGCGTTCGGCAAGGGCACGCAAACTTTGGCGCGCGCGATCGCCGCGTCCAAGGCGTTCTCGATCGCCGGCGGCGGCGACACCCTGGCCGCGGTCGACAAGTACGGCATCGCCGATGAGGTCAGCTACATCTCCACCGGCGGCGGCGCCTTTCTCGAATTCCTCGAGGGCAAGGAACTGCCGGCCGTGGCCGCGCTCAAGCAGCGCGCGGGCTGA